The Gambusia affinis linkage group LG05, SWU_Gaff_1.0, whole genome shotgun sequence region gttgttacattttgtcaagctgcagtgtgtaacaattaaaaaaatgtttttttccatatttgttaaagttgtCGCCAGTTtgctatgagacagataatctgtgaaaacagtcaatctcctccacctgctccctGAACAACTATTGCTAGCTAAAGTAATGCAATGTTCTGacccaaaacaaccaatcagaacccagaggagggtcttagtgctgtcaatcaacttcattcactcactgttaatgtgctaatggtggagaaggAACTTATTGttgcaggaaaactgtttatctgctgtcattggtagctatgctaataaagctgagcattcacaacaggctatgctagtTGCATGGTAGCACAGAGTGAGGGGATTGTGATTGACGGCACTAAAACCCTCCTGACTCTGGTTGTAGATAGCATTGgcagaaggcagaggaaataattttttgacaaattatCTTTCATGCCATATTGTCACAACACAATggaagttttaacaaatatgtaaaaaaagattttctaaaagttacataatgcatctttaatttcacttaagAGAGGACGGCTCAGGAGCAACAGATGTCTGTAATTTAAACAcaagttaaagtaaaactgtaGACTGGCTGCAGTccagctaagctaactatgctaaatggttaataatctcacacagtcttTGGAAAAAACTAGGTTAGAAATTCacactcttgtctttttctccctctcatctctctctctttttgaaaacctgactttataatttttcttagtAGCATAGTAACCACCACAGTGGTTCTGGTCTTCTACTGACTGCTGCTCACTGTCAAGGCCAAGCAGGaacaaaccatttcatgcagatccaggggggTTTTCAGAGCAAATATAGCTTTTTGGGAGGGGTAACGTttgatttttactgctaaaagcaattttaaaaaacacaacagtaatTGACAGGGCctcaatttttttctatatatatatatatatatatatatatatatatgtttttgtgtgGGGGGCCCTGTCGGTCAAGGGCCCTTGGTATTGTCCTAACTTATGAATAATGGAATAGTATGTGGCAGCTGTCCTATTGGCTGTCAGGTATGCTCAATAAAGTAAACTACTGCCTTAGCTAcagatgtaaataattttttgtactCTAATTTAGTTTTGAATGTCCAGTTGATCACCATTAGTGTTTGTCAATATTCTACTCATTAAGGTTCAAGTGTAATTTTAGGATAGGtttgaaggaaaatgaatgaagcCTACAAAGAATTTACCTGACATCAATCAACAGGTAATCGTTCTGGAGTCCAGCAGTCGTTTTGGTGGTTGGCTGTGGTCACTGAGGCGGTCCGATGGGGCCGTGTTTGAACTGGGACCAAGGGGGATCCGACCTGCTGGGGCAGTGGGAACCAACACACTCAATATGGTTTGTAACACCTAAGTGCTCCAAACCATTTGCATCATaaactaatagaaaaatgtttactgCTACAGTGGGCTTAATATGGATTTGAGAGCCCAGTGATTAAACTTTAGGAACATTAATTGTATtaagattaatttaattaattgatGTAAAAATGCTGAAAGATTTCAATTATATGAGAGATGAGTGTCTACTATAGACCCAACAGCCTCTAGACCAGTAACTGTGTCATAAGATGGGAACCATCTGGTCTGGTGGCTCATTGGTTGACGGACTTTAGGCAGGACGGTTTATCTGTCCTGGTCTGTTTTCCTGTTCAGAGAAAATCCTCTCATAACTGTGAGATTCAGGGCACAGATTACATCACAGAGAACCTGATTTAAAGATCCTTCTTGTCGGTGTGGCGATTTCTCTCCCCACCATTAGCAGCATTCTACAAGGACTTCACTATTTTTTACTCAGTCTTTGTAACTGGAATTCAGGAAACAAGAGACTTAAAGAAGGAGTATAGAGAAACCTATGTCTACAATCATTAATTAAACTCTGAGAACTTGATTAATTTGAGCAtgaatttgatgtttgtttttttcaggtgGAAGATCTGGGTCTGGAGGAAGCTATTCTTCCAGTTTCCTACAATCATGTTGCCTCAAAGAACCGCTATCTGTATGTCAATGGACAGCTCCACAAGTTGCCTTCTGGAATAAGGTAAAGAGATTAGGAGCCAACATATCACCTTGAAGAttttccagagaaagaaaaacagatcaagAACGTTTTTTTGTTAAGCTATATGTTCACTGCAGTTCAGATGATTCTGGGAACACAAGAGCAAAGATTCTGTCAGACATTAAACACAGATAAAACTTTCCAGACAGAACTGATATGATTCTTGCAACTGGGTAGCATCAAGCACACAAAAATCCAAACTATTTTGATATTTGGAGTTCAGTTTATGGGTGTAAGAGGTTCTTTTTGAAATGACGTCACAACACTAAAGCTTTAaacagcatccatccatccattgtctacaGCTGCTTAACAATTCTGGGTCATGGAAAGTTGGTCCCTTTCTCCTGCAGTCattgggtgagaggcagggtacactgTGGCAGATCACCTgtcttaaaaaaacatgaaaaacatgctAAGCTCTGTGAAATCTCAATCAGTCTTTCATCTCAAACATTCTTTGTGCTGGTGGCTCTTTAATCACATTCGCTCTCCCTCCCTGCTTTTTGTTACAGTGGAATTTTGAAAACAGTCGCTCCATTCTCCCGCCCCCTTCTGTTCAGTCTCCTCACTGAGATCTTTgtaaagaaaggaagagaagaggatgagtccattcattcatttgtctCCAGGAGGCTTGGAAAGGAGGCAAGTGGCCCACAACTACTTTTCTGTTGCTGCATCAATCATTAagattgttcctttttttttttttttttttctccgctccagggggtctttttgtgggctctagtgtcccttatatcagtggtccccaacctttgtAGTTTTCTGTGGACGGGGGGGGGGGTTCGCGTGTTGTAAGGATCGAGACCgatgccgttgtttcttactcattctgctgcatgttggtgcgcaagacgtaaccgacagcatccggtttaggattttcaaaataaaagctgctccagactcaatacatagaacggacatatttaattatttcttgcgtggcccggtaccaattggtccacgtaCCGGTCCGTGGCCCGGTGGTTGGAGACCACtgccttatatgacagtaggctgacaggaagaggggggaagacatgcggcaaatgtcgatcgggtctgggaatcgaacccgtgatgGCTGCGTTGAGGACTcgaggcctccaaatgtgggtcgcgctgtcccctacaccaccacagcacgcccaataTTGTTCTTTTATAAGATATAAACctgatattattttattaaataccatttttaatttctccagACTGTCATGGTTTCTTGTTCACCAAAGAAACCTGTAACTTTGTTGAGACAAACTTTGGTTCAGCTCTGACCTTGTGGAAGTTATTGCACCCTCATCTTTTATGGAGAGTAATCAGACTTTGAGGTTTGGCCACACTCACGTGATTTGATGAAGCAAAAAGCATTTGATAAGTGTTGATCTCAAATGCCTTAAGACTATACTGATTCAAAATGAGGTCTACCAGTATAAAGCTGTGAGGAATTTGCTCTGACGTTTGGATAAAGAAGAGAAACTGGCAGCTTTGATTCAAATTTGCCAGGGTTAAACCCTCAAGCTGAGGGTTCGACCTCAGGGCCAAGGGTTTAGAAGCCAAGCATGGCTTGGAGCTGATTGTTTCAAGGCTGGTACAGGGCACTGTGGAGGTATTTTGCCACGGCCACCAAATATTTGCATACATATCTTTTTAGGAGTTGGACTAACATTCTTCATGTTTAGTTTGGCAAAGATCAGGTCATATGAAATTAGAGCTGAcgtcaaaaatctgttttggaaACCAAGTGGGAAGGTGTGAATGTCCACCTGAGAGGAGAAACAAACTCTTAGAACCCTCTGTAGCCTCATCCTGTCTGTAACAGTGCAGCTGTCCTACCATACTGTGATGCACTATGTCAGCAGGATCTGCATGGATGAGCCATAGAAGGTCAACAGCAGCTTGGTGTTTAGTTTGTGTAGGTCTGGCATGTGCAGAGGGGGCTTGAGTCCCTGCCTCTTTTATCTttgatgcccctagtgccctttgagtttttattgtattttttaatctgtatgtcagaattcctgtttgtgcccctcagcaataatatttagctaaatgtaataatttagtaaaaataaactagtctgacGGCCCTCAGTCTAAtagactctcagagcctccatgttgttcagactaCTGGTCCATGATGAGGAGGGGGGCAGAGCTGTgtcctctaactatcaaattatgggcaagaatattttttatacattgatttgtgaataaaaacgcaGGTCTGATGTGGTTGTTggaaaaactatttctattttgtAATTGTCCTTGCATAGCGGGACAAAACCCGCCTcgcccctaaacacagaaatgcttcagctgcagagaaaacgtCTGACTTTAACGtcatcattctgctaaaagacCGGTTCGGTTCGCTACAGGCAGTCTGGGTCGGTCCCACTGACAGATAGAAAGAATATCTGTCtttatatcagacatcctgatataaCACACGGTACCAACTGTCACTGCGAGTCGAAACGCAGCTCAAAGTCCCGGTACCACCCGGTGACTGCtcgctctgcttctccttaacgtttctaccaggcgggTTGAAGCTGCTACTGACTGGATCTGGCTGGAGGTTCATGTctgtaaatagaagttactgcagaacctcaagtgttaaaggaagatttgGCCCAGAGCATTTagatttcacaaaataaacatcagagaaaatattgtagcaataattagaaccgcagcaaaaagccaaacatgccacaatgaaatgaatcaaatgtCTCTAAAGCATCGGcggactgacaggggccaccgggggattccaggtagatttcAGAGATGCGCATCACAGCAgctgttcatgcagggccggccAAGGTAATAtgggccttagacagaaccccccCTTTCCCAGACCCAtcctactaagaacctcagcatcactaacatgtttaaatatcaataaggtgaatctgtgagagggagaccaggtttattggccgagtttaaaatcaatcactgattattggttatttgctgtgatgtatttgtgaacaaacccaactcaaacacaaagattacaccatactgttgccatggcaacacagCAATCAAATTATCAAGATGGTTCTTTAAACTTCTACAAAGTAAACGTCCTgcttaaatccatccatccattttctgttcacccttcaaatcaaatcaaatcaaattttattagtatagcacatttcagcatcaaggcatttcaaagtgctttacatcaaatcaaacacaaaaacacaatgcaacatagaatcaacaataaaaacacaacatcaagtcagattccatcaataaatttgtaattgattccgtttcaaatacaactctaaacaagtgggtttttagttgagatttaaaggaagtcagtgtttcagctgttttacagttttctggaagtttgttccagatttgtggtgcatagatgctgaatgctgcttctcctcgtttggttctggttctgggggtgcagagcagaaccagaacccgaaaacctgagagttctggaaggttgatacaacagcagcagatctttaatgtattgtggtgctaaaccattcagtgatttataaactaacaacagtattttaaagtctattctttgagctacagggagacagtggagagactttaaaactggtgttatgtgctctatcttcctggttttagtcagaactccagcagcagcattctggatcagctgcagctgtttgattgatttgttggacagacctgtgaagacgctgttacaataatcaatacgactgaagataaacgcatggatgagtttctctagatctggctgagacattaatcctttaatcctggaaatgttcttcaggtgatagaaggccgactttgtaactgtctttatgtggctctgaaggttcaggtcagagtccatcactaggtttcgggcctgatcgctgatttttagttgtaataactgaagctgtgcaccgactctagatctatgactctagatctataaatCTAGATCTttactctagatctataactctagatctatgattctagatctatagctctagatcgtttctctttaggtccaaaaaataataacttcagttttgtttttgttcacctggagaaagttttgtctcattcacacatttatctgttctaagcatctgttcagtgattggatggggtcaaaggtcacctggtgacatcgtaatgtagagctgtgtgtcatctgcatagttatggtagctaatattatttcctgttataacctgagctagtgggagcatatagatattgaataagaggggtactaggattgaaccttggggtaccccacatgtgacctttgacctctttgatgagaagtttccaattgaaacaaagaaattcctgttctttatgtaagattcaaaccagttaagcactggaccggagagtccgacccaactctccagtccattagtaatatgtcatggtcaacactgaggtccaacagaaccagcactgtggttctcccacagtccgtatttatatggatgtcattgaacactttgactaggccagtctctgtgaTGTGGTGAGACcagaaaccagactggaaggagtcaaagcagttggttatcgttaggaagctatttaactgtttacacacaactttttcaataactttgctgatgaatgggaggtcagaggtcagaggtcggcctgtaattctgcagtagtgatttgtctagattgttattttttatcagtggtttgattactgctgttttctaAGCCTGGGGGAAAAACATCTGATGAGAAACGATGAATTTACTATTtagatcagatcagtagcaacaacaggcagaactttcttaaagaaatgtgacagTAGGACATCCAGACAACAGGAACTGGAGcagagttgacttataatttcttCTAGGGTTTTatgtagttgaaattgggtcatttatcctgtatttgttttgtttggattctGCATTagtactgactttatagtggatgtgcagattaatcctctgatttgttgaattttctctgagaagaaactggaaaactggttgcaggcagcaatagactgaaattcaggtggtaacgtgataggagggtttgtgagtctgtcaactgttgctaataaagctggagcattgttaatgtttttgtttatgacatctgcaaagaaggcctgtcttgcatgtttgagtgttaaatgatagtaacgtagtttttctttatagatgtcataatgaatgTGAAggcaatggaatcaatgaaatctgaaactttagactgaaaatcatttaccaacttatctacgtcattacagcttaagggtgaggaagaagagtagatttgatgaaatatttctgctgtgttttctgtgagagaacgttttgtgatggttgctgtttgtccaagtggattaaaggataaaCAACTTTcgaagataacaggaagtgatgcgacaGGGCGgcatcagttacagagacattggaaatattcacaccctgactgataaccaggtccagtgtgtgtccttgagtgtgtgttgcttgtttgacatgttgtgttcgaccaaaagtctctaagataTTAGAGATTTTTAGCCCCTCTGTCTTGGGGGTTGTCAACATAAATGTTGAAATCACCGACAATTATTTAACAATCATAATCAATACATAAGAGAGATAGAAGTTCATTcaactcagtaaagaaattttccacatatgttggagttttgtaaAAAGTTAGTGTTAAAGTTCGTTTATggcctttaatctcaattccaAGATACTCAAAAGAGCCTTgtccttgtccctaatggggtcgggagggttgctggtgcctatccccagctacgttccgggggtcaccctggacaggtcgccagtctgtcgcagggcaacacagaaaacagacaggacaaacaaccattcacacacacacacacacacacacactcacacgcagggagaatttagagagaccaattaacctgacagtcatgtttttggactgtgggaggaagccggagaacccggagagaacccaccatgcacagggagaacatgcaaactccatgcagaaagaccccgggccgggaatcgaacccaggaccttcttgctgcaaggcaacagctctaccaactgcaccactgtgcagccccttgcttaaatcctaaatgtactatttatttttctcaactgaatgcattaaataaaatgtaataacattgtcattctctataaataatgctacaggtttagatctatggtctgtgttacaattaaaccatttctagggaCCCCTGAGTGTCATGAGGGCCCCTGAGTGTCATGAGGGCCCCTGAGTGTCATGAGGGCCCTGAATGTCATGAGGGCCCCTGAATGTCATGAGGGCCCCTGAATGTCATGAGGTCCCTGAATGTCATGAGGGCCCCTGAGTGTCATGAGGGCCCCTGAGTGGTTCCtgccagcagctactgagttttctttgccttgatatcccagtcttataattctagatctCAGACGTTTAACATCAAACAATAGCCAGGTTTTTCTAGAGCTTAAACAGATATTATgagggcttaattagtaaaatggcagcaattttgcttatttcataagtTCATAACCAGAGACCTTTTCGCTGGTCTGTTTAAGAGCttcagtctcagatcaactcagcagcagaaacagaaacattttacctgttggggaaaacaGGTAAACTATATTTGATTTGCATTTCCACCCATGATGACAATGATATagtaggatccaattagattcttgaATAGTAttgttgttgctatgttgtagtacagtatttttgttcaatgtgcccctttttaaaaaaatgtttaaattcaagaaaatcaaatctcttctgattttgttttttacaaaatttggtGACTAATCCCATTAGTCCATTGATTTATATTGGAGAATAAAAAACGTCACGCTTAGATCTAATCAAATCAATGAGATGTATTTGTGCTATTGAgttgttttcctctgtgtttaGTTGGCAGACCTAGCTGTGGACAGTGTGTGTCGGGGTGTGTTTGCAGGGGACTGTAAGAAGCTGAGTGTGCGCTCCTGCTTCCCTTGGCTCTACATGGCTGAGCAGCAGAGAGGCTCCCTGACTCTGGGCTTCCTGCTGGGCTCAGGTAAAGCACACACCTCACTTCCTTTTCCCTTCAGGTTTCAGGCAAATCTTAATAATACTTTATGGATGATGTATCTCCCCAAACTTAGTGGAGTTCTAAGTTGTTTCTAATCAGATGAACACCATTGGCTTCAAGGCCGTCCTTTTCAGTGATGCcctgttcatttcattttaggaaatcacttttttttttttttttttttaggctagtggataaaaatgtcattatgttTACACTCAAATTTGTTTGAGGGAAGTCCATTTTGTAgagtttttccacttttctttgTGGCCGATGATGACTATAAGTTGTCAGTTTTCAACACCATAAGTCGGACTGATGGTGCAACCAGACTCTGAATCTGTAACACTGTATGTTCTGTAAAATTACATATGTTGTGGTAAACCTGACATGAACTGTATGTTTTGTGACCTGGGCCTGTcatgatagcaaattttgctgagcgattaattgtctcaaaaactttTGCGATAAACGagaatattgtttgaagacctttttactctgatttaatggaaatacacTTAACACTGGCTctgatgaaataaacaaaaacaaccaaaaacaaaaataaaatggattcccagtctccattaacaaaaatgtactagaataaaaacaccaaagtgtaaataaatactggattcaaccaaaagagttcagattatgaagtctgtaaaccatattgtccttcagtaatcattagatttaaatagagaagatggaacatcgactacctgatgcaatagttcacactacacgttagttcactcctacattttatccttaagacaatctgagaacgttgatcgttctaagattgtcttgtgattttataaccgatcatcctgcagtgtgtggtgtgttacagtagatcgttgtggccctccgatctaaatcaggggttttccccactgggagcttaacgcagcctgttgaatgtgacaggtaaccaatcagaaagtgaggattctcctcctgctttctgaggggaaattacagaggggaatcccaaacagctgacaaaggcaacattggagatgatatgtggaaacaacattaatatttataaacagttggtgtaaagaatatagaaatgacgatgggaggagttggagtgaaattgctaccagttgatgaacccggtaacttttcagctgttcttcattaacgtgacataaataggttctaatgattttcattcagtcaggacgttacactgacactagagccacatgcactgcaggtagattgtagtaaagcattgattaatgcctggttttaaaatgacttcactggacttgtagccattattttgttcccattgttggacaccacaccgttatacctaggatttctgtcagctaatgtttggtctctcaggttttgaaaatgggtcgacaatcggccgacagctctaagatggtgtagtgtgaactggacattaaactaaggaaatgaggaagggagggtcagtggagagcagcggagttgagcctttttttattcagtgtcatcaacagaaagagaaaaaggctggaagagacaataaagccgataattaaaatgacgtcaatagttttaatttcatacgattaattgatttatcgtgacaggcctatttgtGACTTATGTGTAGGTGTGTGATGctaatttggaaaataatcattttctgCTCTCATATCAATGTGATCTTCATAGTTTTAATTAGAATGAAATGTTTGGTCTCTGGAATCCCCCAGGTTCAGCACCTGAGATTGTTCCTGGACCTCTGGCTCAGAGAGCCAAGAGAGAGGCCTGGGCTCAGTGGTCTCTAAAGAGGGGAGTGGAAACCTTGCCAGAGTCCATCACTGAGTTCCTCCAACAGAGCGGCAAGGTGGAGCTGCACAGGGATGCAGCTGTTGGACAAATAATTCCCACAACATCTGGATGGAAGGTTTGTAAGAATATCATGACAAC contains the following coding sequences:
- the ppox gene encoding protoporphyrinogen oxidase isoform X1; protein product: MKTVAVLGGGIGGLAASFYLCKNPQVAKVIVLESSSRFGGWLWSLRRSDGAVFELGPRGIRPAGAVGTNTLNMVEDLGLEEAILPVSYNHVASKNRYLYVNGQLHKLPSGISGILKTVAPFSRPLLFSLLTEIFVKKGREEDESIHSFVSRRLGKELADLAVDSVCRGVFAGDCKKLSVRSCFPWLYMAEQQRGSLTLGFLLGSGSAPEIVPGPLAQRAKREAWAQWSLKRGVETLPESITEFLQQSGKVELHRDAAVGQIIPTTSGWKVHLEDGVISADHLMAALPAKALSCILPPSCQGLVQQLQDISTVTVAVASLEYEGSILPVTGFGHLVPSWEDPGLLGIVYDSVPFPQHNRQTGQTTRLTVMMGGAWFQNVFGAPQAVSADSLLARATEAVRCHLGHCVAPSWSHVALHRDCIPQYHLGHFQRVDTMRAFIKNNNLLLSLIGSAYDGVSVNDVIFSGRRAVAELLGGGV
- the ppox gene encoding protoporphyrinogen oxidase isoform X3; its protein translation is MKTVAVLGGGIGGLAASFYLCKNPQVAKVIVLESSSRFGGWLWSLRRSDGAVFELGPRGIRPAGAVGTNTLNMVEDLGLEEAILPVSYNHVASKNRYLYVNGQLHKLPSGISGILKTVAPFSRPLLFSLLTEIFVKKGREEDESIHSFVSRRLGKELADLAVDSVCRGVFAGDCKKLSVRSCFPWLYMAEQQRGSLTLGFLLGSGSAPEIVPGPLAQRAKREAWAQWSLKRGVETLPESITEFLQQSGKVELHRDAAVGQIIPTTSGWKVHLEDGVISADHLMAALPAKALSCILPPSCQGLVQQLQDISTVTVAVASLEYEGSILPVTGFGHLVPSWEDPGLLGIVYDSVPFPQHNRQTGQTTRLTVMMGGAWFQNVFGAPQAVSADSLLARATEAVRCHLGHCVAPSWSHVALHRDCIPQYHLGHFQRIPCEPL
- the ppox gene encoding protoporphyrinogen oxidase isoform X2 codes for the protein MKTVAVLGGGIGGLAASFYLCKNPQVAKVIVLESSSRFGGWLWSLRRSDGAVFELGPRGIRPAGAVGTNTLNMVEDLGLEEAILPVSYNHVASKNRYLYVNGQLHKLPSGISGILKTVAPFSRPLLFSLLTEIFVKKGREEDESIHSFVSRRLGKELADLAVDSVCRGVFAGDCKKLSVRSCFPWLYMAEQQRGSLTLGFLLGSGSAPEIVPGPLAQRAKREAWAQWSLKRGVETLPESITEFLQQSGKVELHRDAAVGQIIPTTSGWKVHLEDGVISADHLMAALPAKALSCILPPSCQGLVQQLQDISTVTVAVASLEYEGSILPVTVMMGGAWFQNVFGAPQAVSADSLLARATEAVRCHLGHCVAPSWSHVALHRDCIPQYHLGHFQRVDTMRAFIKNNNLLLSLIGSAYDGVSVNDVIFSGRRAVAELLGGGV